One window from the genome of Pedococcus badiiscoriae encodes:
- a CDS encoding tRNA (adenine-N1)-methyltransferase, with translation MSTAPEPTSPAPASPVGAALRRGPFSEGERVQLTDPKGRLHTITLEAGREFHTHRGRLAHDDLIGAPDGSVVRNTAGVEYLALRPMLSDYVMSMPRGAAVVYPKDAGQIVTMADIFPGARVVEAGVGSGALSMSLLRAVGELGHVHSFERRADFADIAKGNARAFFGVDHPAWQVTVGDLVEMLPTVEEPGSVDRVVLDMLAPWECLEVVAQALAPGGVLICYVATATQLSRVAEALRDHGGYTEPEAWESLVRGWHLEGLAVRPQHRMHGHTGFLITSRRLAPGVTPPLRKRRPAKGSTDEEGAIESGLAFGAESDFTAEDVGERIPSDKKIRRLRRSVTQTSPTPE, from the coding sequence ATGAGCACAGCCCCCGAGCCGACCAGCCCCGCACCGGCCTCGCCGGTCGGCGCCGCGCTGCGCCGCGGCCCCTTCAGCGAAGGGGAGCGGGTCCAGCTGACGGACCCGAAGGGGCGGCTGCACACGATCACCCTCGAGGCCGGACGCGAGTTCCACACGCACCGCGGGCGGCTGGCCCACGACGACCTCATCGGCGCCCCCGACGGGTCGGTCGTGCGCAACACGGCGGGCGTCGAGTACCTCGCGCTGCGACCCATGCTGTCCGACTACGTGATGTCCATGCCGCGCGGCGCTGCCGTCGTCTACCCCAAGGACGCCGGCCAGATCGTGACGATGGCCGACATCTTCCCGGGGGCGCGGGTCGTGGAGGCCGGAGTCGGCTCCGGCGCCCTGTCGATGTCGCTGCTGCGGGCCGTCGGCGAGCTCGGACACGTGCACTCGTTCGAGCGGCGAGCGGACTTCGCCGACATCGCCAAGGGCAACGCCCGGGCCTTCTTCGGGGTCGACCACCCGGCGTGGCAGGTCACCGTCGGAGACCTCGTGGAGATGCTTCCGACGGTCGAGGAGCCAGGGTCCGTCGACCGCGTGGTCCTCGACATGCTCGCCCCGTGGGAGTGCCTCGAGGTCGTCGCCCAGGCCCTCGCGCCCGGCGGGGTGCTCATCTGCTACGTCGCGACCGCCACCCAGCTGTCGCGGGTCGCCGAGGCGCTGCGCGACCATGGCGGGTACACCGAGCCGGAGGCGTGGGAGTCGCTGGTGCGCGGCTGGCACCTCGAGGGGCTCGCCGTGCGACCGCAGCACCGGATGCACGGCCACACCGGGTTCCTCATCACCAGCCGCCGGCTGGCCCCCGGCGTCACGCCACCGCTGCGCAAGCGCCGTCCGGCGAAGGGCTCCACGGACGAGGAGGGGGCGATCGAGAGCGGCCTCGCGTTCGGAGCCGAGAGCGACTTCACCGCGGAGGACGTGGGCGAGCGCATCCCATCAGACAAGAAGATCCGGCGCCTTCGCCGTTCTGTGACTCAAACCTCCCCGACACCCGAGTAG
- the arc gene encoding proteasome ATPase encodes MTDHSTPADHSEERRQAELLAEEVAALRQRLSDAPVRSRELETKVLQLQSNLATVSSQNERLVRTLKEAREQIVTLKSEVDRLAQPPAAYGVILESYDDATVDILTGGRKMHVAVSPAVDPAELSSGREVRLNEAMNVVATCGYERIGEVVMIKELLGEGRVLVVAHADEERVCRMADSLEGEPIRVGDALMLEPRSGFVYERIPKAEVSELVLEEVPDIAYEDIGGLAGQIEAIRDAVELPYLHPDLFTEHKLKPPKGVLLYGPPGCGKTLIAKAVAASLARKVAEKEGKPVGKSFFLNIKGPELLNKYVGETERHIRLIFQRAREKASDGTPVVVFFDEMDSLFRTRGSGVSSDVETTIVPQLLSEIDGVERLENVIVIGASNREDMIDPAILRPGRLDVKIKIERPDAESARDIFSKYLIADLPLHEHDLAEHGGSPQATVDAMITATVERMYSEIEENRFLEVTYANGDKEVLYFKDFNSGAMIQNIVDRAKKMAIKDFLTVGAKGIRVDHLLASCVDEFKENEDLPNTTNPDDWARISGKKGERIVYIRTLVTGKSGTEPGRSIDNVANTGQYL; translated from the coding sequence ATGACCGATCACAGCACCCCCGCAGACCACTCCGAGGAGCGCCGCCAGGCGGAGCTGCTCGCCGAGGAGGTCGCCGCCCTGCGCCAGCGCCTCTCCGACGCCCCCGTGCGGTCCCGCGAGCTCGAGACCAAGGTCCTGCAGCTGCAGTCCAACCTCGCCACGGTGTCATCCCAGAACGAGCGTCTCGTGCGCACGCTCAAGGAGGCCCGGGAGCAGATCGTCACGCTGAAGTCCGAGGTGGACCGGCTGGCCCAGCCGCCCGCGGCATACGGGGTGATCCTCGAGTCCTATGACGACGCCACGGTGGACATCCTCACCGGCGGTCGCAAGATGCACGTCGCGGTGAGCCCGGCGGTCGACCCGGCCGAGCTGTCCAGCGGTCGCGAGGTCCGGCTCAACGAGGCGATGAACGTGGTCGCCACCTGCGGCTACGAACGCATCGGCGAGGTCGTCATGATCAAGGAGCTGCTCGGTGAGGGCCGGGTGCTCGTGGTGGCGCACGCCGACGAGGAGCGGGTCTGCCGGATGGCCGACTCCCTCGAGGGCGAGCCGATCCGGGTCGGCGACGCCCTGATGCTCGAGCCGCGCTCGGGCTTCGTGTACGAGCGGATCCCCAAGGCCGAGGTCTCCGAGCTGGTCCTCGAAGAGGTCCCGGACATCGCCTACGAGGACATCGGCGGGCTGGCCGGCCAGATCGAGGCGATCCGCGACGCGGTGGAGCTGCCCTACCTGCACCCCGACCTGTTCACCGAGCACAAGCTCAAGCCGCCGAAGGGGGTGCTCCTCTACGGCCCTCCCGGGTGCGGCAAGACGCTGATCGCCAAGGCGGTCGCCGCGTCGCTGGCCAGGAAGGTCGCGGAGAAGGAGGGCAAGCCGGTCGGGAAGTCGTTCTTCCTCAACATCAAGGGCCCCGAGCTGCTCAACAAGTACGTGGGGGAGACCGAGCGCCACATCCGGCTCATCTTCCAGCGGGCCCGCGAGAAGGCCTCCGACGGCACCCCGGTGGTCGTGTTCTTCGACGAGATGGACAGCCTGTTCCGCACCCGCGGCTCCGGTGTCTCCTCCGACGTCGAGACGACGATCGTGCCGCAGCTGCTGTCCGAGATCGACGGGGTCGAGCGGCTGGAGAACGTCATCGTCATCGGGGCGTCCAACCGCGAGGACATGATCGACCCGGCCATCCTGCGCCCGGGCCGCCTCGACGTGAAGATCAAGATCGAGCGCCCGGACGCGGAGAGCGCCCGCGACATCTTCAGCAAGTACCTCATCGCGGACCTGCCGCTGCACGAGCACGACCTGGCCGAGCACGGCGGCTCTCCGCAGGCGACGGTCGACGCGATGATCACCGCGACGGTCGAGCGGATGTACTCCGAGATCGAGGAGAACCGCTTCCTCGAGGTGACCTACGCCAACGGCGACAAGGAGGTCCTCTACTTCAAGGACTTCAACTCCGGCGCGATGATCCAGAACATCGTCGACCGTGCCAAGAAGATGGCGATCAAGGACTTCCTCACCGTCGGGGCCAAGGGCATCCGGGTCGACCACCTGCTGGCCAGCTGTGTCGACGAGTTCAAGGAGAACGAGGACCTGCCCAACACGACCAACCCCGACGACTGGGCGCGGATCTCCGGCAAGAAGGGGGAGCGGATCGTCTACATCCGCACTCTCGTCACCGGCAAGAGCGGCACCGAGCCGGGTCGCTCCATCGACAACGTGGCCAACACGGGCCAGTACCTCTAA
- a CDS encoding sterol desaturase family protein, with protein sequence MDHLLREPTLLAVPFFVLFIALELVALKVLDDGEQTPRAGYARRDSTASLSMGLGSVVVNVGARALALLGYTGLYALTPLRLDPHHWWTWVVALLLVDLLWYSYHRSSHRVRVLWAMHQAHHSSIHFNYTTALRQKWNPWGELLFWVPLPLLGLPPWMIFFVFSLNLVYQFWVHTETVPKLWRPVELVFNTPSHHRVHHASDADYLDRNYGGILIVWDRLFGTFREEQQRPTYGLTHPVTTFNPFRLQYGELALMFREVRGASRWRDRLGYLFAPPGWSPRS encoded by the coding sequence ATGGACCACCTGCTCCGCGAGCCCACGTTGCTGGCCGTCCCGTTCTTCGTCCTGTTCATCGCGCTCGAGCTGGTCGCCCTCAAGGTCCTCGACGACGGCGAGCAGACACCGCGCGCCGGGTACGCCCGCCGCGACTCGACGGCGAGCCTGTCGATGGGGCTGGGGTCGGTCGTGGTCAACGTCGGGGCCCGCGCGCTGGCGCTGCTCGGCTACACCGGCCTGTATGCGCTGACCCCCTTGCGACTCGACCCGCACCACTGGTGGACCTGGGTCGTCGCCCTGCTCCTGGTGGACCTGCTCTGGTACTCCTACCACCGCAGCAGCCACCGGGTCAGGGTGCTCTGGGCGATGCACCAGGCGCACCACAGCAGCATCCACTTCAACTACACGACCGCCCTGCGGCAGAAGTGGAACCCGTGGGGCGAGCTGCTGTTCTGGGTGCCCCTCCCGCTGCTCGGGCTGCCCCCGTGGATGATCTTCTTCGTCTTCTCGCTGAACCTGGTCTACCAGTTCTGGGTGCACACCGAGACGGTCCCCAAGCTGTGGCGACCGGTCGAGCTCGTCTTCAACACGCCCTCGCACCACCGTGTGCACCACGCGAGCGACGCCGACTACCTCGACCGCAACTACGGCGGCATCCTCATCGTCTGGGACCGGCTGTTCGGGACCTTCCGCGAGGAGCAGCAGCGCCCGACCTACGGGCTGACCCACCCGGTGACGACCTTCAACCCGTTCCGGCTCCAGTACGGCGAGCTCGCCCTCATGTTCCGCGAGGTGCGCGGGGCGAGCCGCTGGCGTGACCGGCTGGGCTACCTGTTCGCGCCGCCGGGATGGTCGCCCCGGTCCTGA